The sequence AACATTCGAGAAGCGAGTTACTCGCAAGGCGATTGGCTCCATGAAGACCTGTATAGGCGACTTCTCCTATCGCGTAAAGACCATTGAGATCAGTTTGGCCATGCAAATCGGTCATCACACCGCCACAGGTATAGTGTGCAGCGGGAACAACCGGAATCGCATCTTGAGTAATATCAATACCTAATTCTAAGCAACGGCTATAGATGGTTGGGAAGTGCTTAACAATAAAATCAGCGTCTTTGTGGCTGATATCTAGGTATACACAGTCAGCCCCGAGACGTTTCATTTCGTAATCGATAGCCCGAGCAACAATATCGCGGGGGGCGAGTTCGGCACGTTCATCAAAATCTGGCATAAAACGGCTACCATCAGGACGGCGTAGATAAGCGCCTTCGCCGCGAAGGGCTTCGGTCAACAAAAAGTTACGAGCATCGGCATGGTATAAACAAGTGGGGTGAAATTGATTAAACTCCATATTTGCCACTCGGCAACCGGCACGCCATGCCATGGCTATTCCATCACCACTGGCAACATCCGGGTTAGATGTATACTGATAAACTTTTGAACAGCCACCAGTTGCCAAAGCGACAAATTTAGCTTTTACAGTTTCAACATGCTCTTCATTACGATTCCACACATAAGCCCCTAGAACGCGATTCCCTGGGCGATTTAGTTTGCGAGTCGTAATTAAATCAATGGCGTTATAGCGTTCTAATACTTGAATATTAGGGTGGGCTAGTGCACGAGCTTGCAAGGTTGTTTGCACTTCCTTACCTGTGGCATCGGCAGCATGCAAAATACGTCTGTGACTGTGACCACCTTCACGGGTGAGGTGATAGGGAGCGTCCGCAGCGTTGCCACCGTTTGTTTCTTCTTTATCAAAGGCAACACCGCATTGGATAAGCCATTGCATAGCACTTTTGGCATTTTCAGCGGTAAAAGTCACAACGTCTTTATCGCACAAGCCTGCTCCAGCGATCAAAGTATCAGCGACATGGGATTCGATAGTGTCGCCTTCATCGAAGACGGAAGCGATACCGCCTTGAGCGTAGTAGGTCGACCCTTCAGAGAGTGGGCCTTTTGAGAGCAGAATTACTTTCGCTTTTTCAGCAAGATGCAAAGCTAGTGTCAGACCTGCGGCACCGCTACCTATGACTAATATGTCAGATTGGTGTTCAACTACTTGTTTCATCGGGTATCATGATGTGACTGAGAGTACCACCTATGGTAAACCAACTGACGGATTATGGGTACTTTCCTTTTATCCTTACTTTTTTTGTATAATTTTAAGAACTTTTTCAAAGCCCGCGAGTCTACATAAGTGAATATGATTCGAGCGACTGAGAAATCAGCATTTTAGATTTGGGAGAAGTCGGCTCGGATGAGTGGACAAATAAGTGATCAACAATTAGTTGAGCGCGTACAACGGGGAGATAAAAACGCTTTTAACCTGTTAGTGCTTAAATATCAAAGTAAAGTTATCAGCTTGATTTCGCGATACGTGCGTAATCAAGCAGACGTTGCCGATGTAGCACAGGAAGCGTTTATCAAAGCCTATAGAGCTTTGCCAAACTTTCGTGGAGAAAGTGCGTTTTATACCTGGTTGTACCGTATTGCAGTAAACACTGCAAAAAATTATCTCGTATCACAGGGGCGTAGAGCGCCTGCAAATGACGTTGATGCAGAAGATGCCGAATATTATGAAGGTAGTGATGCACTGAAGGAGTTCGCCTCCCCAGAACGGCTAATGTTATCGGATGAAATCAAAAAAGTGATCTTCGATACCTTAGAAACACTGCCAGAAGAATTGCGAATGGCTATCTCGTTGCGTGAACTCGATGGTATGAGTTACGAAGATATTGCCATAGTCATGGATTGCCCCGTTGGGACCGTAAGATCGCGTATCTTCCGTGCCCGAGAGGCTATCGATAAAAAACTCCAGCCTCTACTGGAAGAGTAACACCCTTATATTTAGACAGGTGAACAATGGACAAATTAGGTCAAGAATGGGTATCTGCCGCGGTCGATGGAGAGACTGATGCGCATACCATGGCAGAATTAGTTGCCGATACGCATTCGCATAGTAAGTGGCATAACTATCATATGATAGGGGATGCTATGCGAGGTGAGTTACCTCAGACTATTGTGTTAGATCTTTCCGCTAACATTGCTGCGGCAATTGAGCTTGAACCTGCGATTGTCGCCCCTCGAATTACGGCTCCTGAAATCGGCTCGCCTGCGCAAGTCTCGGTAGATACAGGTAGTAGTCGCGTTGTACCATTATTCAAGCAATTTGGGCAGTATGCTATTGCCGCAACCGTTGCGATGTTTGCGATTGTGGGGGTACAAAATTACAATCAAAATGTTGATGATATGGCATCACCATCTCCGGTATTAATGACTCGCCCATTAGTTGGCAGTGCATCGCCTGTGAGCTTGCAAACTGGCCCTGTGCAACAGAGTCAAGGCTATACTAATGAGCAGATGAATGAGCAACGTCGCAGAATTAATACTTATATCCAAGATCATATGTTGCAACAACGATTGAACACAGGTGTAGTTCTAGAGGACAATAACGAGGTTACCCCCGTTTCTGTTAATAAGTAGTAAGGAGTTAGCTTGCGTCTAATCCTGTTGGCTTTATTAGCCTTGGTATTTCCTGCAATTGCGCAGGAAGATATGCCCGCCAAAGTCTGGCTCGAAAAAATGAGTCAGGCTTTAAAAGAAAAAGAGTTTAAAGCATCAATTATTCAACTTCAGGCCGATCATATTCGGCCTTTGGTTTATATCCATGGTAAGGTTAATAATCAAGAAGTTGCTTTTCTAGAGTACCTTAATGGCCCACCTAAAAATGCCGTTCGAGTGGGTAATAGAGTCACTTTTATTGAGCATGACCAACCTGCCTATAGCATCATATCTAACCATATTCAGGGTGTTTGGCCCGCCGTATTTTCTGCCAATACGGGAGATTTAGAAGTCGGTTACCAGTTTGTTTTGGGTGGTCGAACTCGGATTGCTGGGCGTCCTGGACAAATGATCCGTTTATTACCTAATGATGAATATCGTTATGGTTTTCAAGTTTGGCTCGACATGGATACATTTCTCCCTTTGAGATACGACATGCTGACTCAAGATAAACAATTGCTTGAGCAGATTATGGTGATTGAATTGATTGAGTTTAGTGAGCCTCCCTCTATCTTACAGGAAGCTTATAAGCAAGAGTGGCCCGCGGTTATTGATCAAGCAGAACGTCAAGATGGTCAGAATTGGCAATTTTCTTGGTTACCGGCAGGATTTACAGTGGTTGTTCGAGATCATCATCGCTTAATTGGTAGCCATGAGGCGGTTGAATATATCGCATTGACTGATGGGCTTGCCAATATTTCAGTTTACGTTGCTCGAGCAGGGACAAGCCCATTGCCGGAAGAGTTGATTACCCGTAATGGCCTATCGCTTGTTTCTGAAAAGGTAGGTAATGCAGAAGTTGTTGCCGTCGGTAAAGTTCCTACCGCGACACTCGCTCGCATTGCTAAAAGCCTAACATTGCAATAGGGGCTTGGCTATGATGGAAGAAGTGGCGAGAGTCGTTAGTGCTGATAAGCATGGTTGGTTGACCGTAGAAGTAGAGCTTAAGAGTACCTGTAAAAGTTGTAGTGGCAGTGAATCCTGTGGTACTTCAGCAATTGCTCAGGCATTTTCATCAAAAACACAGCAATTCTCTATTCAAAGTGAGCGTGTTTGTGAGCCTGGCGAGCTATTGAAGCTAGGGCTTCCAGAGAGTGTTATCCTAAAAGCAGCAGCATTGATATACCTTATTCCACTATTTGGATTATTCATTGGCGCTGCTTTAGGGCAGTTTTTAGGCCATCTTTTTGATGTTGATTCTAATCTTTTTGCAATAGCATTAGCCACACTTGGCGCGTTACTTGCGTGGTCATTTGGTAGAGATAAAGCTAAACAGCTTGAAGTTGATGCCCATCCTGTGATTTTGGCTTATTTAGGTGTAGGTGTTAGTTTAGATAAATTATCCGATTAATTTCAATTGATTAAAGTTTTATTTATGGCAATTATCATTCGTGTTAATTGCCATTTTTTGGCATAAATATAACGAGGAGTGAATCTGATTGGTATTAAAACCGCAATCAGGTACAATTTCGCTCCTTTGAACCGTATCCATTTTCAGTATTAGTCATTGCAGCATAATGAAACACATTAGAAACTTCTCAATTATTGCCCATATCGACCACGGTAAATCGACGCTATCAGATCGTCTTATTCAGGTTTGTGGCGGTTTAACCGACCGTGAAATGGATTCTCAAGTGCTCGATTCTATGGATCTTGAGCGTGAGCGTGGTATCACGATTAAGGCACAAAGTGTCACTTTGGATTATAAAGCCAAAGATGGCCAAGTCTATCAACTCAATTTTATTGATACCCCTGGCCACGTTGACTTTTCATATGAGGTGTCACGGTCCTTAGCTGCTTGTGAAGGCGCTTTGCTGGTGGTTGATGCGGGTCAGGGCGTAGAAGCTCAGACATTGGCAAACTGTTATACCGCGCTGGATATGAATCTGGATGTGGTACCTATTTTAAACAAAATTGACTTACCACAAGCCGATCCAGAACGTGTTGCCGCCGAGATTGAAGATATTGTTGGTATTGATGCTATGGATGCGGTGCGTTGTTCGGCTAAAACGGGTGTCGGTGTCGACGATGTTTTAGAAGTCATTGTTGCCAAAATTCCACCGCCAGAAGGCGATCCAGATGCACCACTACAAGCCTTAATCATCGATTCTTGGTTTGATAACTACCTAGGCGTAGTCTCTTTAGTGCGGATTAAACACGGTAGCCTGAAAAAAGGTGACAAGTTTAAGGTGATGTCCACCGGGCAAAATCATACTGCGGATCGCGTGGGTATTTTCACGCCAAAACAGACCGATAAGACTGAACTTAAAACTGGTGAAGTTGGCTTTGTGATCGCGGGTCTGAAGGAAATTCACGGTGCACCCGTGGGTGATACTTTGACCTTAGCAAAAAATGGCGCGGATAAGCCTTTGCCTGGTTTTAAAAAGGTTAAACCGCAGGTATACGCGGGTGTATTCCCGATTTCGACCGATGAATATGAGAACTTCCGCGATGCGCTGAACAAACTCAGTTTGAATGATGCATCATTATTCTTCGAACCAGAAAGTTCATCTGCACTCGGTTTTGGTTTCCGTATTGGCTATTTAGGCCTGCTCCACATGGAGATCGTGCAAGAGCGCTTAGAACGTGAATACAATCTAGAGTTGATCACGACTGCGCCAACCGTAGTGTATGAAGTGGTGATGACCAACGGTGAAACGATTTACGTCGATAACCCGTCTGATTTGCCCGCGATCAACAATATTGAAGAAATGCGTGAGCCGATTGTTGAGGCCAATATTTTAGTGCCAAAAGAATACTTAGGTAACGTGATTACCCTTTGTATTGAAAAGCGTGGTACTCAAGTCAATATGGTTTACCACGGTAACCAAGTAGCTGTGACTTACCATTTGCCAATGGCAGAAGTGGTCATGGACTTTTTTGATCGTCTGAAATCAACCAGTCGTGGTTATGCATCACTCGAATATAACTTTATTCGTTTTGATCCTGCGGACATGGTGCGCTTAGATATCCTTATCAACGGCGACCGTGTTGATGCGCTTGCAATGGTTATCCATAGATCCAATATTCGTCACCGTGGTTTAGCTTTAGTTGAAAAGATGAAAGAGCTAATTCCCCGTCAAATGTTTGATATTGCGATTCAAGCAGCGGTGGGCAGCCAAATTATTGCTCGTTCAACCGTTAAAGCCCTACGTAAAGACGTAACGGCAAAATGTTATGGTGGCGACGTTTCCCGTAAGAAAAAACTCTTAAATAAACAAAAAGAGGGTAAAAAACGGATGAAACAAGTCGGTAACGTTGAAGTGCCACAGGAGGCATTTTTAGCGGTACTTAAGCTCAACGAGTAATCGTGGCCGTGAGCAGTATAATTTAGTTGACTATTGCGCCGCAGTTTGCGGCGCTTTAGTTAGGTTATTGCATGATTCTGTGACGTTTTTAGATAAATGCGGTAAGTTAACTAAAGTTCGATATTCGCTGAGTTAGGAACCTTTAATTTTTCAGGCAGGAGTTCAATAAGCAATGGCAGCCTATTTTTCGATTATTTTAGTATTGGTAACCCTTATTTCGGGGCTTATCTGGTTAGTAGATGTGTTGGTTTTTGCCCCTAAGCGCCGCGATAATTTAGCGTTAGCAAAGGTTTCTCAGGCCAATTTAACTGAAGAAGCTGAGTACCAAATTATTCGTGAGTCGACCATAGTCGAAACTGCGCATTCTATCTTCCCTGTGATTGCCTTTGTGTTGATCCTGCGTTCATTCATTTATGAGCCATTTCAAATTCCATCGGGTTCTATGATGCCAACCCTCTTGGTGGGTGATTTCATTTTGGTGGAAAAATTTAGCTATGGTCTTAAAGATCCTGTATGGCGCACTAAATTAGTCGAAACAGGCGAGCCAAAGCGTGGTGATGTGGTGGTGTTTAAATATCCTGAAAATCCGCAAATTGATTACATCAAGCGTGTAATTGGTTTACCGGGTGATCGCATCATTTACCGCAATAAGCAGTTAATGCTTCAAAAAGCCTGTGGCGCAGAGCAAGTTAATTGTGCTGAACCCGAAGTCGTGGCTCGTACCGAGGTTAGCCGTGGTGATTTTAGTCAAGATGGTGTGCCTTTATTGCGTTATACCGAGCAACTTGGTGATGTTGCCCACGATATTTTAATTAATCCTACCCGTCCTGACATGCTGGGATATTTTAAGCGTGAAGGTAATTTACCCGCAGGTGAATTTGTCGTGCCAGAAGGCCATTATTTCACAATGGGTGATAACCGTGATAACAGTACCGACAGTCGTTTCTGGGGTTTTGTGCCTGAAGAAAACCTAGTAGGTAAAGCGGTAGCGATTTGGATCAGTTTTGAATTTGACCGTTCACAGGCTGGCTTGCTGCCTACTTGGGTGCCAAGCGGCGTGCGTTTTGAGCGTGTAGGTGGAATTAAATAGCATGGAACCGATTAAAAATTTGCCTCGTTTGTGTCGTACTTTGGGCTATGAGTTCACTCAAATTGAACTCTTAACTCAAGCTTTGACCCATAGAAGTGCGGCAAATAAGCACAATGAACGTTTAGAGTTTTTAGGTGATTCGATTTTATCTATCGTAATATCCGACGCACTTTATCATCAGTTTCCTAAGGCGACTGAGGGCGATTTAAGCCGCATGCGTGCAACTTTAGTACGTGGTGATACTTTAACGATCATTGCCCAGGAGTTTAAACTCGGCGATTATTTATATCTCGGCCCCGGTGAATTAAAAAGCGGTGGATTTCGCCGTGAATCGATTCTTGCCGATGCGGTAGAGGCCATTATTGGTGCAATTTATCTCGATTCTGATCTCGAAGTGTGCCGAAAATTACTGCTAACTTGGTATGCCGAGCGTTTAGCTGAGATTCAACCGGGTGTGAGCCAAAAGGATGCCAAAACCTTACTGCAAGAATATTTACAAGGGTTGAAAAAGCCCTTGCCTGACTATCAAGTTATCAACATAGAAGGCGATGCTCACGATCAGACATTTACCGTTGAGTGTCGTATTGAAGACTTGAGTCAAAGCGTGATTGGTGTGGCGAGTTCACGTCGCAAAGCCGAGCAAATCGCGGCCGCTCAAGTATTGGAGTTACTAAAGAAATGACAAAAAAAACAGACTTGCCAGGTATCGATGCTGCAAAAGCTGCAACTGAGCCGAGTTTAGATGAATTACTGGCAAGGATGAATGCGGCTGCGCCAACGCCGTCGGCCCAATACGATGTCACTTATTGCGGTATGGTAGCGATTATTGGTCGCCCTAACGTGGGTAAATCAACTTTGCTCAATCGTTTGCTTGGCCAAAAGATAAGCATTACCTCTAAAAAGCCACAAACGACCCGTCACCGTATTATGGGTATTCATACCGATGGTCCTAAGCAAATCGTGTTTATCGATACGCCAGGACTGCATATTGAAGAGCAGCGGGCGATTAACCGTCTGATGAACCGCGCCGCAGCAAGTTCGCTTGCCGATGTGGCTATGGTGATCTTTGTGGTTGATGGCATGACGTGGACTGCTGATGATGAAATGGTCTTAAGCAAACTACGCCGTGGCGGTGAAGAACGTAAAACCATTCTAGCCATCAATAAAGTGGATAGTATCAAAGATAAAGAAGCGCTTTTTCCCTATTTGGAAGAAGTGGCGAAGAAGTATCCCTTCGATGAAATTTTGCCGATTTCAGCCAGCAAAGGCACCAACGTACAGCGCATTTTAGAATTAGCAGCGTCATCTTTGCCACAAAACCCGTTCTTCTTTCCTGAAGACTATGTTACAGATCGCTCGCAGCGATTTATGGCATCGGAAATTGTGCGTGAAAAACTGATGCGCTTCTTAGGGGATGAATTACCCTATGATGCGACAGTTGAAATTGAGCAGTTTAAGATGATGGAAAATGGCGTTTATCAGATTAATGCCTTGATCCTTGTTGAGCGCGAAGGTCAAAAGCGTATGGTGATCGGTAGCAAAGGCGAACGTATTCGCACTATTGCGACTCAAGCTCGCCTCGATATGGAAACCTTATTTGATAACAAAGTTTTCCTCGAAGTGTGGGTAAAAGTGAAATCCGGTTGGGCCGATGATGAACGTGCCCTACGTAGCTTAGGTTACGGTGACGATTAATTTATTTACCTTTGAGTGCGCTTATCGATGAAACGTGGCTATGTTCTGCATCATCGTCCGTATCGAGAGTCCAGTGTCTTAGTTAACCTTTTAGTTGATGGCATTGGTCGGGTTGATGTGGTTGCCCGAACGGGCAGCGGTAAGCGCTCTATCAAGAGCATTCTCCAACCTTTTCAACCGCTGATCTTTGAATTTAGCGGTAAGTCTGAATTAAAAACCTTAACTCAAGTCGAAGCCGCAGCGCCTGCCGTGCCTCTTTCCGGTCAGAGCCTGTTTGCTGGCATGTATATCAATGAGTTATTGGTACGTACGTTATCTGTGCAGCACAACGCTGAAGCGTTATTTCTCATTTATCATCGAGCCTTAGTCGGCCTTGCCGCGAGGTTTTGCCAATCCCAGCTGCGTTATATTGAACTCGCCTTACTGCAAGAGTTAGGCGCAATGCCATCCCTTAGCCGCGATACTTTGGGGGAGCCACTGGTTCCTGACGATTATTACCAACTCGTGCCTGAATTAGGCTTTCAATTTGTGCTCAACTCCCGTGCTCGCAACGCCTATCAAGGTGCCATGCTGATGGCGCTTAACGATAATCAACTCACAGAGGCGCAATTTTTGAGCGCTAAGTTATTGATGCGCTCATTGTTAACGCCATTACTCGGGACTAAACCTCTGCTCAGTCGACAATTGTTCGTGAGCTCTGCCGCGCCAACTAAGATTGATGGGAATAATTCGCCCTAACTCCTGTTTTTAGCGTGAGCTTCAGTGTTTTTTTGTGTGAGCCTAAGTACAATAGGCCGCAATATCAGCGTTAAACATTAAGGAGTTCCCGATGAGCCGTATCTTATTGGGCGTGAATATCGACCATATTGCTACTCTGCGCCAAGCCCGTGGCACCAGTTATCCCGATCCTGTGCATGCAGCTGCCGTTGCTGAACATGCTGGCGCCGATGGCATCACTATCCATTTGCGTGAAGACCGACGCCATATCATAGACCGCGATGTATATCTGTTGGCAAAAACCTTGAAAACCCGCATGAATTTTGAATGTGCGGTGACCGAAGAAATGCTTAACATCGCCT is a genomic window of Shewanella putrefaciens containing:
- the nadB gene encoding L-aspartate oxidase, with the protein product MKQVVEHQSDILVIGSGAAGLTLALHLAEKAKVILLSKGPLSEGSTYYAQGGIASVFDEGDTIESHVADTLIAGAGLCDKDVVTFTAENAKSAMQWLIQCGVAFDKEETNGGNAADAPYHLTREGGHSHRRILHAADATGKEVQTTLQARALAHPNIQVLERYNAIDLITTRKLNRPGNRVLGAYVWNRNEEHVETVKAKFVALATGGCSKVYQYTSNPDVASGDGIAMAWRAGCRVANMEFNQFHPTCLYHADARNFLLTEALRGEGAYLRRPDGSRFMPDFDERAELAPRDIVARAIDYEMKRLGADCVYLDISHKDADFIVKHFPTIYSRCLELGIDITQDAIPVVPAAHYTCGGVMTDLHGQTDLNGLYAIGEVAYTGLHGANRLASNSLLECLVFARAASHDIESQLHKIQLPGQIPPWDESKVSNSDEEVVIAHNWHELRLFMWDYVGIVRSDKRLERALRRCLMLQQEIQEYYSNFRVSNNLLELRNLVQVAELIIRCAMERKESRGLHYNIDHPEKLDSPRPTILQPIK
- the rpoE gene encoding RNA polymerase sigma factor RpoE, yielding MSGQISDQQLVERVQRGDKNAFNLLVLKYQSKVISLISRYVRNQADVADVAQEAFIKAYRALPNFRGESAFYTWLYRIAVNTAKNYLVSQGRRAPANDVDAEDAEYYEGSDALKEFASPERLMLSDEIKKVIFDTLETLPEELRMAISLRELDGMSYEDIAIVMDCPVGTVRSRIFRAREAIDKKLQPLLEE
- a CDS encoding sigma-E factor negative regulatory protein, giving the protein MDKLGQEWVSAAVDGETDAHTMAELVADTHSHSKWHNYHMIGDAMRGELPQTIVLDLSANIAAAIELEPAIVAPRITAPEIGSPAQVSVDTGSSRVVPLFKQFGQYAIAATVAMFAIVGVQNYNQNVDDMASPSPVLMTRPLVGSASPVSLQTGPVQQSQGYTNEQMNEQRRRINTYIQDHMLQQRLNTGVVLEDNNEVTPVSVNK
- a CDS encoding MucB/RseB C-terminal domain-containing protein yields the protein MRLILLALLALVFPAIAQEDMPAKVWLEKMSQALKEKEFKASIIQLQADHIRPLVYIHGKVNNQEVAFLEYLNGPPKNAVRVGNRVTFIEHDQPAYSIISNHIQGVWPAVFSANTGDLEVGYQFVLGGRTRIAGRPGQMIRLLPNDEYRYGFQVWLDMDTFLPLRYDMLTQDKQLLEQIMVIELIEFSEPPSILQEAYKQEWPAVIDQAERQDGQNWQFSWLPAGFTVVVRDHHRLIGSHEAVEYIALTDGLANISVYVARAGTSPLPEELITRNGLSLVSEKVGNAEVVAVGKVPTATLARIAKSLTLQ
- a CDS encoding SoxR reducing system RseC family protein, with the translated sequence MMEEVARVVSADKHGWLTVEVELKSTCKSCSGSESCGTSAIAQAFSSKTQQFSIQSERVCEPGELLKLGLPESVILKAAALIYLIPLFGLFIGAALGQFLGHLFDVDSNLFAIALATLGALLAWSFGRDKAKQLEVDAHPVILAYLGVGVSLDKLSD
- the lepA gene encoding translation elongation factor 4; the encoded protein is MKHIRNFSIIAHIDHGKSTLSDRLIQVCGGLTDREMDSQVLDSMDLERERGITIKAQSVTLDYKAKDGQVYQLNFIDTPGHVDFSYEVSRSLAACEGALLVVDAGQGVEAQTLANCYTALDMNLDVVPILNKIDLPQADPERVAAEIEDIVGIDAMDAVRCSAKTGVGVDDVLEVIVAKIPPPEGDPDAPLQALIIDSWFDNYLGVVSLVRIKHGSLKKGDKFKVMSTGQNHTADRVGIFTPKQTDKTELKTGEVGFVIAGLKEIHGAPVGDTLTLAKNGADKPLPGFKKVKPQVYAGVFPISTDEYENFRDALNKLSLNDASLFFEPESSSALGFGFRIGYLGLLHMEIVQERLEREYNLELITTAPTVVYEVVMTNGETIYVDNPSDLPAINNIEEMREPIVEANILVPKEYLGNVITLCIEKRGTQVNMVYHGNQVAVTYHLPMAEVVMDFFDRLKSTSRGYASLEYNFIRFDPADMVRLDILINGDRVDALAMVIHRSNIRHRGLALVEKMKELIPRQMFDIAIQAAVGSQIIARSTVKALRKDVTAKCYGGDVSRKKKLLNKQKEGKKRMKQVGNVEVPQEAFLAVLKLNE
- the lepB gene encoding signal peptidase I, encoding MAAYFSIILVLVTLISGLIWLVDVLVFAPKRRDNLALAKVSQANLTEEAEYQIIRESTIVETAHSIFPVIAFVLILRSFIYEPFQIPSGSMMPTLLVGDFILVEKFSYGLKDPVWRTKLVETGEPKRGDVVVFKYPENPQIDYIKRVIGLPGDRIIYRNKQLMLQKACGAEQVNCAEPEVVARTEVSRGDFSQDGVPLLRYTEQLGDVAHDILINPTRPDMLGYFKREGNLPAGEFVVPEGHYFTMGDNRDNSTDSRFWGFVPEENLVGKAVAIWISFEFDRSQAGLLPTWVPSGVRFERVGGIK
- the rnc gene encoding ribonuclease III encodes the protein MEPIKNLPRLCRTLGYEFTQIELLTQALTHRSAANKHNERLEFLGDSILSIVISDALYHQFPKATEGDLSRMRATLVRGDTLTIIAQEFKLGDYLYLGPGELKSGGFRRESILADAVEAIIGAIYLDSDLEVCRKLLLTWYAERLAEIQPGVSQKDAKTLLQEYLQGLKKPLPDYQVINIEGDAHDQTFTVECRIEDLSQSVIGVASSRRKAEQIAAAQVLELLKK
- the era gene encoding GTPase Era, producing the protein MTKKTDLPGIDAAKAATEPSLDELLARMNAAAPTPSAQYDVTYCGMVAIIGRPNVGKSTLLNRLLGQKISITSKKPQTTRHRIMGIHTDGPKQIVFIDTPGLHIEEQRAINRLMNRAAASSLADVAMVIFVVDGMTWTADDEMVLSKLRRGGEERKTILAINKVDSIKDKEALFPYLEEVAKKYPFDEILPISASKGTNVQRILELAASSLPQNPFFFPEDYVTDRSQRFMASEIVREKLMRFLGDELPYDATVEIEQFKMMENGVYQINALILVEREGQKRMVIGSKGERIRTIATQARLDMETLFDNKVFLEVWVKVKSGWADDERALRSLGYGDD
- the recO gene encoding DNA repair protein RecO — encoded protein: MKRGYVLHHRPYRESSVLVNLLVDGIGRVDVVARTGSGKRSIKSILQPFQPLIFEFSGKSELKTLTQVEAAAPAVPLSGQSLFAGMYINELLVRTLSVQHNAEALFLIYHRALVGLAARFCQSQLRYIELALLQELGAMPSLSRDTLGEPLVPDDYYQLVPELGFQFVLNSRARNAYQGAMLMALNDNQLTEAQFLSAKLLMRSLLTPLLGTKPLLSRQLFVSSAAPTKIDGNNSP